The Arthrobacter zhaoxinii sequence ACACCCTGCTCATCGCCGAGCGGTGCGACGTCGAGTTCAACACCAAGGCCAACTACATGCCGCGCTTCCCGACTCCGGAGGGGGAGAACGAGGAGTCCTGGTTCGTCAAGGAAGTCGAAGCGGGCCTGCAGCGCAGGTACCCGGGCGGCATTTCCGACGCCGTGCGCCAGCGTGCCAACTACGAGGTGGGCATCATCGTCCAGATGGGCTTCCCCGGCTACTTCCTGGTGGTGGCCGACTTCATCAACTGGGCGAAGAAGAGCGGCATCCGGGTCGGTCCGGGCCGAGGCTCCGGCGCCGGCTCAATGGCCGCCTACGCGATGGGCATCACGGACCTGGACCCGCTGCAGCACGGCCTGATCTTCGAGCGCTTCCTGAACCCGGACCGCGTGTCCATGCCTGACTTCGACGTCGACTTCGATGATCGGCGCCGCTCCGAAGTGATCCACTACGTCACCGAGAAGTACGGCGACGAGCGCGTTGCCATGATCGTCACCTACGGCACCATCAAGGCCAAGCAGGCACTGAAGGACTCCTCCCGCGTGATGGGCTACCCCTTCTCGGTCGGAGAACGCCTGACCAAGGCCATGCCGCCGGACGTGATGGGCAAAGGCCTGTCCCTGGCCGACGTGCACAACAAGGAAGCCAAGCGCTACGGGGAGGCCGAGGAGCTGCGCGAACTGCTGCGCACCGACCCGGATTCCCAGCGTGTGTTCGATACCGCGCTGGGACTTGAAGGCCTGAAGCGCCAGTGGGGTGTGCACGCCGCCGGCGTGATCATGTCTTCAGACCCGCTGATCGACATCATCCCGATCATGCGCCGCGAGCAGGACGGGCAGGTCATCACGCAGTTCGATTACCCCACCTGCGAAGGCCTGGGGCTGATCAAGATGGACTTCCTCGGCCTGCGGAACCTGACGATCGTCTCCGACGCGGTGGAGAACATCAAGAACAACCGCGGCGAGGACCTGGTCCTGGAAGACCTGCCGCTGGACCTGAAGGAAGCCTACGACCTCCTTGCCAGCGGTGACACGCTGGGCGTGTTCCAGCTCGACGGCGGGCCGATGCGGTCGCTGCTCAAGAGTATGCGTCCGGATAACTTCGAAGACATCTCCGCTGTCATCGCCCTGTACCGGCCGGGTCCCATGGGTGCCAACTCGCACACGAACTACGCCCTGCGCAAGACCGGCCAGCAGGAAATCACCCCGATCCACCCGGAGCTCGAGGAACCGCTCGCGGAAATCCTGAACACCACCTACGGCCTGATTGTCTATCAGGAGCAGGTTATGGCCATCGCCCAGAAGGTCGCGGGGTTCAGCCTGGGCCAGGCAGATATACTCCGCCGCGCCATGGGCAAGAAGAAGAAATCGGAGCTGGACAAGCAGTACGCCGGCTTCCACCAGGGCATGGTGGACCGCGGCTACTCCGAAGCGGCCATCAAGGCGCTCTGGGACATCCTGCTGCCCTTCTCCGACTACGCCTTCAACAAGGCGCACTCCGCGGCCTACGGCGTCGTCTCCTACTGGACCGCCTACCTGAAGGCCCAGTATCCCGCCGAGTACATGGCCGCCCTGCTCACCTCGGTGGGCGATGACAAGGACAAGCTGGCCCTGTACCTGAACGAGTGCCGCAAGATGGGCATCACGGTGCTGCCGCCGGACGTGAACGAGTCCTCGGTGAACTTCACCCCAGTGGGCAAGGACATCCGCTTCGGCATGGGCGCCATCCGCAACGTGGGCACCAACGTGGTGCAGGCGATGGTGGCGGCCCGCGAGGAAAAGGGTGCGTACACCAACTTCAAGGACTTCCTGATGAAGGTCCCGGCGGTGGTCTGCAACAAGCGGACCATCGAATCGCTGATCAAGGCAGGCGCCTTCGACTCGATGGGCCACGCCCGGCGTCCCCTGGCGATGATCCACGAAGAAGCCATCGACTCCGTGGTGGTGCTCAAACGCAACGAGGCCGTGGGCCAGTTCGACCTCTTCGCCGCCATCTCCGACCAGGAACCGGAAGACTCGATCAGCATCGACATCCCGGACCTGCCCGAGTGGGAGAAGAAGGACAAGCTCTCCTTCGAACGCGACATGCTCGGCCTGTACGTCTCGGACCATCCGCTGCAGGGACTGGAAGGCATCCTCAGCCAGCACGCGGACTCCTCGATTACCAACATCGTGGGGGAGGAAGGCCCGCCCGACGGCGCGATCGTCACCATCGCCGGCATGATCACCTCCCTGCAGCGGCGCATTGCCAAGAACAGCGGCAACGCCTATGCCCGCTGCGAGATCGAGGACCTCGCCGGGTCCATGGAAGTGATGTTCTTCGGACAGGTCTACGGGCCCATCGCCGCCGTGCTGGCGGAAGACCTGATTGTGGTGGTCCGCGGCCGGCTGCAGCGCCGCGACGACGGCGCCGTCACGCTGAACGCGCAGGAACTCACCGTTCCGGACCTCAGCGAGGGCCACTCCGGACCCGTGGTGATTTCCATGGCCACGTACAAGGCCACGGAAACCGTGGTCTCCCAGCTGGGTGATGTGCTCCGGACGCATCCGGGTACCTCGGAAGTCCAGATCCGGCTCAACGGTTCACGCACCGTCGAAGTTATGAAGCTGGGCGTGGACATGCGGGTGAACCCCACGCCGTCGCTGTTCGGCGACCTGAAGGTGCTGCTCGGCCCCGCCTGCCTCGACGCCTGATCAGGGCGGAGGGCGGCGGCCGGGCCTCCCGCGGGGCGACACAATCCGGCGGCCCGCGGCCGGGGCTGGGTAGAATGAGGGTGTGAATTCATCCAGCCCCGCCGCCTTTGAATCCTTCCGCACCATCGACCTGCGCGGGCAGCATCTCAGCCCCGCGGAGCTGAAAGGTGCCATGCCGCGCGCCGAGACGACGTTCGACGCCGCCTCCGACGCCGTCGAGGCCATCATCACGGACGTCCGCACGCGCGGGTTCACCGCGCTGACGGACCTCGCGCAGAGGTTCGACGGCGTGGACCAGCAGCAGGTGAGGGTGCCGCAGGAAGCCCTGGACTCGGCGCTCGAACAGCTGGACCCGGCCGTCCGCGCCGCGCTGGAAACAGCCATTGAACGGACCCGGATCTTCGCCAAGGCCCAGCGTCCCGCCGATGCCGAGGTTTCGATCCGTCCCGGCGCGGTCCTGACGCACAAATGGATGCCCGTCTCCCGCGTGGGGCTTTACGTTCCCGGCGGCCTGGCCGTGTATCCGTCCTCGGTGGTCATGAACGTGGTGCCGGCCCAGGCCGCAGGCGTCGAGTCCCTGGCCCTGGCCTCCCCGCCGCAGAAGGAATTCGGCGGACTGCCCCACCCCACCATCCTGGCCGCTGCGAAGCTCCTGGGCATCGACGAGGTCTACGCCGTGGGCGGCGCCCAGGCTATTGCCGCCTTTGCCTACGGTGTGCAGGCAGACGCCAACAACCCCGCGATCCTGCCGGTGGACGTGGTGACCGGTCCCGGCAACGTGTTCGTGGCCACCGCCAAGCGTCTGGTCAAGGGCGTGGTGGGCATCGACTCCGAAGCCGGCCCCACCGAGATCATGGTCCTGGCCGACGATACCGCCGACGCCCGCCTGGTCGCGGCGGACCTGGTCAGCCAGGCCGAACATGATCCCAACGCCGGCTCCGTCCTGGTCACGGCGTCGGAGCAGCTTGCCGCCAAAGTCCGCGGGGAACTGAAAGGCCAGGTGCGGGACACCAAGCACAGCGAGCGGGTATCCACCGCCCTTTCCGGAGCGCAGTCCGGGGTGATTCTGGTGGACGGGCTGGAGCAGGGTATTGCCGTCTGCGATGCCTACGCCGCCGAGCACCTGGAAATCCAGACGGCCGACGCCGAGGCCGTAGCGGCGCGGATCCGCAGTGCCGGGGCCATTTTCGTGGGCAACTACAGTCCCGTCAGC is a genomic window containing:
- the dnaE gene encoding DNA polymerase III subunit alpha; protein product: MLDGAARLTDLFSHADELGMNALATTDHGFVFGAFDFWNKARSAGIKPIIGVEAYLTPGTARRDKTRVKWGDGGRNDVSGAGAYTHMTMWAENTEGMHNLFRMSSLASLEGYLYKPRMDRDLLQTYGKGLIATTGCPSGEVQTKLRLGLYKEAVQAASDFRDIFGPENFFCELMDHGLDIERNVQADLIKLARELQLPLVATNDLHYTHAEDASAHAALLCVQSGSSLADPKRFKFDADEFYLKSPDEMRAIFRDHPDACDNTLLIAERCDVEFNTKANYMPRFPTPEGENEESWFVKEVEAGLQRRYPGGISDAVRQRANYEVGIIVQMGFPGYFLVVADFINWAKKSGIRVGPGRGSGAGSMAAYAMGITDLDPLQHGLIFERFLNPDRVSMPDFDVDFDDRRRSEVIHYVTEKYGDERVAMIVTYGTIKAKQALKDSSRVMGYPFSVGERLTKAMPPDVMGKGLSLADVHNKEAKRYGEAEELRELLRTDPDSQRVFDTALGLEGLKRQWGVHAAGVIMSSDPLIDIIPIMRREQDGQVITQFDYPTCEGLGLIKMDFLGLRNLTIVSDAVENIKNNRGEDLVLEDLPLDLKEAYDLLASGDTLGVFQLDGGPMRSLLKSMRPDNFEDISAVIALYRPGPMGANSHTNYALRKTGQQEITPIHPELEEPLAEILNTTYGLIVYQEQVMAIAQKVAGFSLGQADILRRAMGKKKKSELDKQYAGFHQGMVDRGYSEAAIKALWDILLPFSDYAFNKAHSAAYGVVSYWTAYLKAQYPAEYMAALLTSVGDDKDKLALYLNECRKMGITVLPPDVNESSVNFTPVGKDIRFGMGAIRNVGTNVVQAMVAAREEKGAYTNFKDFLMKVPAVVCNKRTIESLIKAGAFDSMGHARRPLAMIHEEAIDSVVVLKRNEAVGQFDLFAAISDQEPEDSISIDIPDLPEWEKKDKLSFERDMLGLYVSDHPLQGLEGILSQHADSSITNIVGEEGPPDGAIVTIAGMITSLQRRIAKNSGNAYARCEIEDLAGSMEVMFFGQVYGPIAAVLAEDLIVVVRGRLQRRDDGAVTLNAQELTVPDLSEGHSGPVVISMATYKATETVVSQLGDVLRTHPGTSEVQIRLNGSRTVEVMKLGVDMRVNPTPSLFGDLKVLLGPACLDA
- the hisD gene encoding histidinol dehydrogenase; translated protein: MNSSSPAAFESFRTIDLRGQHLSPAELKGAMPRAETTFDAASDAVEAIITDVRTRGFTALTDLAQRFDGVDQQQVRVPQEALDSALEQLDPAVRAALETAIERTRIFAKAQRPADAEVSIRPGAVLTHKWMPVSRVGLYVPGGLAVYPSSVVMNVVPAQAAGVESLALASPPQKEFGGLPHPTILAAAKLLGIDEVYAVGGAQAIAAFAYGVQADANNPAILPVDVVTGPGNVFVATAKRLVKGVVGIDSEAGPTEIMVLADDTADARLVAADLVSQAEHDPNAGSVLVTASEQLAAKVRGELKGQVRDTKHSERVSTALSGAQSGVILVDGLEQGIAVCDAYAAEHLEIQTADAEAVAARIRSAGAIFVGNYSPVSLGDYCAGSNHVLPTGGTAAFSSGLNTTTFMRAIQVVNYNREALEEVSADIVALSRAEDLPAHGDAVSIRFE